The sequence CCGGTTCGTTGACCTCGATCGGCGACAGCACGATGCGATTGCCCTCGCCGAGCAATCCGTCGATGGTGGCAAAGGCGCCTTGCGGCAGGGAATCCTGCGGCCAGGGGATTTCGATCAGCTTGGCGCGATCGAGTTCCTGGCCGTAGCGCAGCGGCGCTTTCGCTACCACAATGGTCTTGAATTCGATCCTGGGCGGTACCGGAGCGGCGATCGACGCCGTCTTCTCCTCGGCATCGGCCTTGGCCTGGCTCTTGACCCAGAAATCCGCGGCAAAGATCGAGATCGCGCCGAAAACGGCGGCGATGCCGATCATCGTTATGGCCTTGCCCCTCACGCCGAAACCCCTGATACCCGTCGTTTCTTGTTATGTTGGGCTCACGCTAGGCCGCTTTGTTAAAGAATCAGGAATGTAGAACGGTGGTATTGGACCTATTTCCGCCCGCTTGGTTATCGAATGGTTTTAGGATAAGACGGGTCAAATCCCCGAACGTAACAGGAACCTCCGTCGCTTGGCGCTGAAAAGCGTGGCAGTATCGACGGGTGATTCGCAGCACCGGACCCTATGGCAGGCATGGACGACAACAACGACCTCTTCGGCAATATGGACAAGCAGCCGCAGCCGGTTCGCACACCGGCGCGCCCGGCCGACCCGCTTGTGCAGGCAGCAGCCAAGCGCCCGGCCGCGACCAAGGATGGCAGCGAGGGCTACAGCGCCGCCGACATCGAGGTGCTCGAAGGCCTGGAGCCGGTGCGCCGCCGGCCAGGCATGTATATTGGCGGCACCGACGACAAGGCGATGCATCACCTGTTCGCCGAGGTCATCGACAATTCGATGGACGAGGCGGTTGCCGGCCATGCCACCTTCATCGATGTCGAGCTTTCGGCCGACGGGTTTCTGACCGTTACCGACAATGGCCGCGGCATCCCGGTCGATCCGCATCCGAAATTCAAGAAGCCGGCGCTCGAAGTCATCATGACGACGCTGCATTCGGGCGGCAAATTCGACTCCAAGGTCTATGAAACCTCCGGCGGCCTGCATGGCGTCGGCGTTTCCGTGGTCAACGCGCTGTCGGATCATCTCGAGGTCGAGGTCGCGCGTGGCCGCCAGCTCTATCGCCAGCGCTTTTCGCGCGGCATTCCGGTAAGCGGCCTAGAGCAGCTTGGCGAGGTCCATAATCGGCGCGGAACGAAAATCCGCTTCCATCCCGACGAGCAGATCTTCGGCAAGGGCGCGGCCTTCGAACCGGCGCGCCTCTACCGCATGACGCGCTCGAAAGCCTATCTGTTCGGCGGTGTCGAAATCCGCTGGACCTGCGATCCCTCGCTGATCAAGGAAAAGGACCAGACGCCGGCCAAGGCTGAGTTCCATTTCCCCGGCGGCCTGAAGGACTATCTCAAGGCATCGCTCGGCGACGACTTTCAGGTGACGCGGGAAATCTTCGCGGGAAAAAGCGAAAAGCAAGGCGGCCATGGCTCGCTCGAATGGGCGGTGACCTGGTTCGGCGGCGACGGCTTCATCAATTCCTACTGCAACACCATCCCGACCGGCGAAGGCGGTACGCACGAGGCCGGCTTCCGCAACGTGCTGACCCGGGGCTTGCGCGCCTATGCCGATCTGGTCGGCAACAAGCGCGCCTCCATCGTCACCTCCGAAGACGTCATGATCTCGGCCGCCGGCATGCTATCGGTGTTCATCCGCGAGCCTGAATTCGTTGGCCAGACCAAGGACAGGCTGGCGACGATCGAGGCAATCCGCATTGTCGAGACCGCGATCCGCGATCCGTTCGACCATTGGCTGGCCGACAATCCGCAGGAAGCCTCGAAGCTGCTGGAATGGGTGATCGCGCGCGCCGACGAGCGGGTGCGCCGGCGCCAGGAAAAAGAAGTGTCGCGCAAGAGCGCGGTGCGCAAATTGCGCCTGCCGGGCAAGCTCGCCGACTGCACGCAGAACGCGGCGGCCGGTGCCGAACTGTTCATCGTCGAAGGTGACTCCGCCGGCGGCTCGGCCAAACAGGCGCGCGACCGTGCCAGCCAGGCAGTACTGCCATTGCGCGGAAAAATCCTCAACGTGGCCAGTGCCGGCAATGACAAGCTGGCGGCCAACCAGCAGATATCGGACCTGATCCAGGCTCTCGGCTGCGGCACGCGCTCAAAATACCGCGACGAGGATTTGCGCTACGACCGCGTCATCATCATGACCGACGCCGACGTCGACGGCGCCCATATCGCTTCGCTGCTGATCACCTTCTTCTACCAGGAAATGCCGGCGCTGGTGCGTGGCGGCCATCTCTATCTGGCGGTGCCGCCGCTTTACTCGATCCGGCAAGGCGGCAAGGTCGCCTATGCCCGCGACGATGCGCACAAGGACGAGCTCCTGCGCACCGAATTCACCGGGCGCGGCAAGGTCGAGCTTGGCCGCTTCAAGGGCCTGGGCGAGATGATGGCCTCGCAGCTCAAGGAGACCACCATGGATCCGAGAAAGCGCACGCTGCTCAGGGTCGATGTGAACGAAATCGATTCAGCCACCAAGGACAGGGTCGATGAGCTGATGGGCACCAAGCCGGAAGCCCGCTTCCGCTTCATCCAGGAGCGTGCCGAATTCGCCGAGACGGAAGTGCTGGATATCTAGCCGCGGGCCAGTTTAGCTTGCGCTTCCGATATGGAGACCGGCACGTGACCTGGGCGCGGCTGAAAGCCTATTTCGAGACGAGCCTGGCCGGGTTGACGCAGCCGACGCGCTCGGACTGGATTTTCGCCCTGCGCACCGTTTCGGCCGGCCTGATTGCGCTGCTTGCCGCCTATGCCCTCAAGCTCGACCACCCGCAATGGGCGATGATGACGGTGTTCATCGTCGCCCAGCCTGTCGCGGGTATGGTGCTGGCGAAGGGTTTCTACCGGTTGCTCGGCACGCTGGCCGGCGGGCTGGCGGCGATCGGCATCACCACTGTCTTCGGCACCAACCCATGGGTTCTGGTGACGGTGCTCGCCGTCTGGATCGGCATCTGCACCTTCGTTTCCTCATTGCTGCGCAATCCCGAAGCCTATGGTGCGGCACTTGCCGGCTACACGGCGATGATCATCGGCCTGCCTGCCTTCGGACAGCCGCATCTGGTCGTCGATCTCGCTGTCGCCCGTTGCGCGGAAATCGTGCTTGGCATCGTCTGCGCCGGCGTGACCAGCCGGCTGATCCTGCCGAAACTGGCCAGCGATGCCATCATATCGCGGCTGAAGCGCTGCATTCTCGACCTTGCCACCTATGCCGCGGGCGCCTTCTCGGGAGGTGATACAGCGACACTTTCCGCACTGCATCGCAAACTCGTCGCGGACACCCAGACACTTGGCGAAATGCGCGCCTATGCAAGGCTGGAAGCGCCGAGCTTCGCGCCGCGTGCCCACCCGGTGCGGCGCACCATCGGACAATTGCTCTCGGCCCTGTCGGCGGCACGCGCCCTGCATTCGCACGCCGCTCCGAAAAACGCAGCCCTCATCCCGGTGCGTTCGCAATTGCAGGCCCTTGTCGGCGATTTGGCAACAAAGCCCGGCGCACTGGACGATACGGCACCCTGGGTGGAACAGCTCGACGCCATCTCGGCCAGGGCCCGGCAACTGCCCGATGCTTCAATCGACCAGGGTGACGACAGGGTCGGCACCATCACCCGCCTCACCATCGCCGCCGATTTCGCCGAGGCGCTCAAGCAGGTGCTGCGCGGGCTCGATGCCTTGCGCGCGCCGGTCACAGGTACCGGCCGCGCCGGCAGGCAGCCTGCGCTGGTGGTGCACCGCGACTACCCCGGCGCATCGCGCAATGCCGTGCGTGCCGCCCTTGCCACCCTGCTGGTCGCGGCCTTCTGGCTGACGACGAAATGGTCCGAGGCGGCGGGCACGGTCATTCTCGTTGCCGTCGTATCCAGCCTTTTCGCCGCTCGCCCCGATCCGGTGCAGGTGTCCTGGGGCTTCTTCAAGGGCACGCTGCTGGCTTTGCCCTTTGCCTTTCTCATCGGCCAGATCGCATTGCCTGCTTTGCCCGGCTTCGGCTGGTTCGTGCTGTTCGTTGTGCCGATCCTGGTGCCGACGGCGCTGGGCATGGCCAATCCGCGCTATGTCGGCATAGCCACGGCCTTCGCCATCAACTTCCTCGCTTTCCTCAGCCCGCATCAGGCGATGACCTACGATCCTGGCCCGTTCTTCGCCGGCTCGGCGTCCGTTCTGGTAGGCATTCTGCTGGCGATCGGCGTCTTCATTGTCGTGCTGCCCGCCGATCCGTGGCTCGCGGCGAACCGGATCGTACGGGCCATGCGCGAGGATTTGGCACGGCTTTGCCTGCACGAGCGCGTGCCGAGGCGTTCGGCCTTCGAAAGCCTCGCCTATGACCGCATCAACCAGCTGATGCCGCTGGTGCAGAATTCCGGCAGGAAGGGTGATGCGGTGCTGGGCGGCGGCGTCGCCGCCGTCACGGTCGGCCTGGAGATCCTGCGGCTGCGCGGCGCGAGCCAAAACCATGCCATCCCGTCCGAAACCGCACTTTCGATCGCCAATTTCCTGAGAGGGCTGGCGCGCGAACTGCTGTTCCGCGCCCCCGGCGATCCGCAGACAGCCACCATTGCTGTCGCCCGGCAGTACGCGGCGAGCATCGCCCAGCGAAACGCCCCCGGCGACATGCTGCAGATCGCGGCATCCCTGCGCATCATTGCCGCCGCGATGGAGGATTTTCCCGATTTTTTCGCGAGGGATAAAGCCTAGGCCGCCGCAATGGCCAGCGCGTGACCCCGCGCGTTCTCGCGCAGCGCGTCGAGATGGATCGACTTGACCAGGGCCGCGAGATCGCCTTCCGCGGATTGCCCGCCCAACTCCTTGAGCATCAGCCAGCTGACTTCCTGCACGCCGGCGATGCGCTTGCCATTGGCGACCTCCCGCCAGATTTTCAAGGCACGCAGGATGATCGCATGCGTTGCCGCGGCCAGGCCCGCGCTGCGGAACAATGCCTGCAAGGCCACGTCGTGGCCGCCGGCCAGCAGCGCCCTCACCCGCGGTTCGGACTGCTGGGCGAGTGCGACCAGCGTGGAGCCGAAGAAATCGACCTTGCCATGCGCGATGGTGCGGATGAGGAAGCTCGCAGTGAGGTCGCCGCGCAGCCTGAGATGCTCGATCAGCGCGGCATGTTCTTCCTGGCGCGTGCCCTCGATCAGTGTCACCGAGGCCTTGACGCAGGCGTCCCGCAGGACGCGATCGGCCCGCGCGGCGCCCATCAATGCCATGACCAGCGGCGATGTCTTCAACGTCTCGCCGAGCTTGATCAGCAGCATGTGCCGGCAGTCGGCAGGCAGCCTGATGTCCAATATCAGCGCCTCGCGCACCTGCGGCAGATGCCCATGGCGTTCGGCCATGCGGCGGAAGCTCAGAGAAGCGATGTCGGCGCCGCTGTTGGCGAGCAGCACCGCGCAGGCTTCCGCCTCGCCGATCTCGGCGATCGCCGCCGACAGCGCCATCGAGACGACAGGACGGTCGGCGATCAGCTTCTGCGTCGCCTTCTGACTCGCCGCCACGCGGTTGATCAGATCGGCATCGGTAAGCAGCGGCGAACGCGCCAGCACGACACCGGCGACTTCTGGCTGGTCGGAGGCCAGTGCGCTGATGATCTGCAGCGGCGCGTGATGGCTCATGGAGAGCGCTTCGGCCATCGCCAACCGCACCTTTGACGAAGCATCGTCGAGCAGCAGCGTCAGCGCCGCTTCCGCCGCGCAGCGGTCCTCGAACGGCAATTCGGAATTGACATAGGCCCGGGCCAGCGCATTGGCCGCGGCGGCGCGCTCGGACACTCTTGCCGTATAGATCCATTTCAGGAAATGCGAAACAACAACCATGCCGCCTGCTTACGCCCCTTGCCGGGAGGTTTCCGGCCCCGCTTAAGACGGTAGGCAGAAATGGTTTACGAACGGTTCACCATGTTCATTAACTGGCTTGCGAGCGCCGGATGCAGCGCCTATCAACCGTCAATCAGCGCAGGAGACTGAAAAATGGCCGGCCTATATCTCGAGGAGTTCGTCGTCGGCCATGTCTTCCAGCACACGCTGCGCAAGACCGTGACCGAGAGCGACAACATGCTGTTTTCGGTGATGACGCTGAACCCGCAGCCGCTGCATATCGACTTCGATTTCGCCGCCAGGAGCGAGTGGGGCAAGCCGCTGGTCAACTCGCTGTTCACGCTCGGGCTGATGATCGGCATTTCGGTCAATGACATCACGGTCGGCACGACGGTCGCCAATCTCGGCATGAAGGAAACCACCTTTCCACACCCGGTCTTCCATGGTGACACCATCCGCGTCGAGACCACGGTCATCTCGGTGCGGGAATCGAAATCGAAGCCGGATCGCGGCATCGTCGAATTCGAACACCGCGCCTACAACCAGCAAGGCGACCTCGTCGCCAAATGCACCAGACAAGCGATGATGCTGAAAAAGGCCGCCTGATGCGCTCGCTGCTGTTCGTTCCCGGCGATTCCGAGCGCAAGCTGGAGAAAGGCTTTGGCGCCGGCGCCGACGTGCTGATCGTCGATCTCGAGGATTCCGTGGCGCTGCAGAACAAGGCAGCCGCGCGAGACATTGCGGCACGCTTTATCGGCGAACGCAGGGGCCAAACCAGCTCGGCCATCTACATCAGGGTCAACGACCTTTCGACCGGACTAACGGATGACGATCTTGGCGCGCTCGTTCCGGTGAAGCCGGACGGGATCATGCTGCCGAAATCCAACAGCGGCCAGGATGTCCAGCAGCTCTCGGCAAAACTCAGGGTGGGCGAGGCCGAGAACGGCCTGCCCGACGGCTCGATCAAAATCCTCCCGATCATCACCGAAACCCCAGCGGGTGTGCTCGCCGCCGCGACCTATGCCGGCGCGAGCGCGCGGCTCGCCGGCCTCACCTGGGGCGCGGAAGACCTGTCGGCCGCGATCGGTGCGCGCGCGGCGCGCGACGAGCACGGCCGCTACACCGACGTATTCCGCCACGCTCGCCTGACGACCATCCTGGCGGCGGGTGCCGCGGAGGTCGCGGCAATCGACACCGTGTTCCCGAACTTTCGCGACATGGCGGCCTTCGCCATAGAATGCGCGGAGGCCGAGCGTGACGGCTTCACCGGCAAGATGGCGATCCACCCCGACCAGGTGCCCGTCATCAACGCCGCCTTCACGCCCTCGGCCGAGGCGGTGCAACAGTCGGCGGCGATCGTCGCGGCGTTCGAGGCGGCGGGAAATCCCGGTGTCGTCGGCATCGACGGCAAGATGTTCGACCGCCCCCATCTGCGGCTGGCCGAACGGCTGCTGGCACGCGCCAAGGCAGCCGGAATCTCCGCTTAGTCTGCCGAGCCTTTGCTCGTCAGTCCCGCGCCAGGACGATAATCCGGTCCTCCGGCAGATAGGTCAGCGCTTCCGACTTCAGCGGATTGACGGTGACGCCGCCCAGAGCCCGCTGGTCGGCGTCTCCGGCGCGGATGCGTCGATAGCCAATGGCGATCTCGCCGCGCAGCCGCGCCGACTCCGCGATCGTCCAGAAGGTCAAGGGCTGGTCGATGGCGACATAGTCGGCGACTGGGCGCATGTAGATTTCGGAGCCCTGCTCGTCGAGCAAATCATCGAAGATCGCGGCGAGATACTGGTTCTCGGACGCCTGCGCCAGCATCAGGCTGACCAGCCGGTTGCTGACGACGAAATCATCGGCCTTGGTCACCGCCGCAAGCTCGCGGTTGCGCACGTCGATCATCTCGCTGACGATGGAGATGTGCAGGCCGGCATCGTCGGCGATCTTGCGCAGATGCAGCAGCGTCACCAGCGTGCGCGTGTCGGCCGGCTGCGCGGCCATGGTTTCGCTGTAGCCGAGGACCAGCACGTGGTCGTAGGAAGGCACGTCCAGGCTTGAAAGCGCCGTGCTGCTCGACGTGTCGGTGATGCGGCAGGAAACCGACAGATTGTCGCCAGCGACCGGCAGTCCGGCAACTTCCTGCTCGAGGCCAGGCGTATCGGCGGCGATGGTCAGGATCGAACCAGGCGCGACGTAGCGCGACAGTTCATAGGTGATGATCGGACCGCGCCGGTTCCAGCCGAGGATCAGCGTGCGCTCCGGCTTCGCCTCGACGGGCCGCGGGTCGCGGATCGCCGCCGTGTCGATCTTGATCCCGGCGCTTCCGGGCCTGATCGCGGCATCGTCCTCGGCGATGATGATGGCGCGCATGTCCTTGCCGATCACCAGCTCCGACGGCGGGTTGAGATTGACGCGTCCCCCCTGGTCGCAGAGCCCGATCAGCGCGCAATGCTCATAGGCCATCACCGCCTCGCCGAAAGTCTTGCCGGCGAGCTCCGGCTGCGTGGTCGTGTAGATCTCGCAGCCATCGAAATCGAGCAGTTCCGAATAGACGCCGCTGAGGCCCGACTGCCGGCTCGAATGCACGACGATGCGCGAGATCAGCTGATCGGCCAGCACGAGCTGCACCTCGGCCCCGCCGACGACGCGGGCGACCTCGGCATTCTTGCCGTCGCGGATCTCGGCGGCGATGTTATAGGGGTCGGTGCGCCGGCTCGGGTCGTTGACCAGCGCCAGCACCGTCTTGATGACCTGCGAATCCGGATCGTCGCCGTCCGGCGACAGCACGATGACCGACCGCGAGGTCTGCGGGTTGACGATGGCGAGATCATAGAGATCGGTCGGATCGCCGCTGCGGCAGATGATGCGCGTGTTGCCCAGTTTGCCGACCTTGGCCGCGATCTCGTCCTCCATCGCGACCTTGTCCATATTGGCCATGACGACGATGCGCGGACGGCGGCGGCTGGCATTGGCGATGACGAGTTCGGAAATCACGTCGAAGATCGACGGCGACCAGTTGAGGATGATTGTGTGGTCGCTCTCCAGCACCCGAGAACGGCCCTTGCGCAATTCATCGAGCTTGCCGTCGACGCCGGCGCTGAGCACGCCGATGAGGGCGGACACGACGAAGATGCCGGCAAGCGTGACGACCAGCATGACGAGGCGGAAGGCCCAGCCGGTGTCACCGCCCATCGTCCCGGAATCGAGCGTGCGCATCAGCGATTCCCAGAACGCTTCGAAGAAATTCAGCGGCTCGCCGCCTTCCGGCGCGATGCGGGTCACCGCAAGGAAAGCGGCGGCGGCGATGATGATCAGCAGGGAAACGACGGCAAGCCAGCCGATCAGCGCGATCGGGCCGGCGGCCATGCTCTTGTCGAAGCCGTAGCGCAGCCGGGTTCCCAGCGAGTCTCGTTTCTTCATGCCAGTGGTGCCCCCGCACTATCCCCAAGGTCGATGCGTCAACCCAACGCATCGCCGAAGCCGCTCTCTTAGCGTGTGTTCAGAGGAAGGGGAATCGCTTTTCGCGTGGTCACGGCTAAGGAAGCCGCCGTGAGGCAAACCTGACGCACCGGTCTGGTGCGGCGGTTACCAGACCATCGGGATCAGGCGATAGCGGACCCGGGTTGCGTAGTCGTCATAGCCACGCAGGCCGGTGCGCAGGGTTTTCTCCTCGATGAAGGTGCGGATAGCCAGGAGAACGATGAACACGAGCACCGATACCAGCCCCCACCAGGAGCCAAGCAGGAGTGCCGTGCCGGCGAAGAAGAGGATGGCGCCGGCATACATCGGATGGCGGACGTAGCTGTAGGGCCCCGTGGTGATCACGCGCTGTCCGCGCTCGTCCTGGATCTTCACCACGGGTGCGGCGAAACTGTTCTCCAGCATGGTCAGGTAGCAGATCCAGATTCCGACCAGCAGGACCAGCGCGCCGACCGCCTGCGCCCAGAAGGGGACCGCCGACCAGCCGAAACGGAAGTCGAATCCCATGAAGCTCAGCCAGCCGAAGATGCCGATGAGAAGTATGGAGAGGAGGACCTTGTCGGCCGCGGCCTGATTCTTCTGGATCGGAGCACTCAGCCGCTCATTCATCAGGCCGGGATCGCGCCGCGCCAGCGCCACGCCCATGGTGAGGCTGAGCCCCACCATCACCACCAGATAGACCCAGGCTGCCGGCCAGGCAAAGGTGCCCGCCGACAGGAACAGCAAGGCGCCCATGACGCCGAACCAGATGAACGTCTGAAGAAGCAATTTTGCGATCATCATCGACCTTCCGCGCTGTGCTCCCATGATATTGGCTGAAATAGACCAATGGTCTACCATACCGACCGATGGTCTATAATTCAAGTGGACTATCTGGTATCCCGTACTGGACGGGACCGGCCATCGCGTGCAGAAGGTTTCGTCATGCCCCGTGTCATCAAGCATCCAGAGATCAGGCGAGAAGACATCCTGGACCATGCCCAGGCCCTGTTCCTGACGCAGGGCTACGACAGAGCGAGCCTCAATGACGTGATCGCTTCGGCCGGTATCTCGAAGGGTGCCTTCTATCACTACTTCGCCTCCAAGGAGGCTCTTCTCGAAGCCTTGGCCGACCGATTCGCGAGACAGGCGCTGGCAGGCGTCCAGGGTGTAGTCGACGATCCCGGCCTCGACCCGCTTGGCCGCCTGAATGGCCTGCTCAGCCAGTCGCGACAGGCCAAGATCGAGACCGCGGCGGAGGCCTGGGCTCTTTTCGAAACGATGTTTCGGCCGGAGAATCTGGTGCTCTTCCACCGCATCAACCTGGCGGCCAACGCGTCGTTTTCGCCCCTGCTGGTCAAGATCATCCGGCAAGGTGTGGAAGACGGCACCTTCAGGACCTTCGATCCGGAGGGTGTCGCCGACATCGTCATGCAGTTCGGCTTGGCCACGCACGATGTCGTCGCCAAGGCGATCGCCGGCGGCAGCGACGCCGACATGGAGGTCGCGATCGAAGTCCTGGAAAAACGTGTCAGGCTCTACGAAATCGCTCTCGACCGCATACTCGGCCTTCCCGACGGCAGCATTCGGATCGGAGAGCCCGGCTATATCAGAGCCGTCATGACGGCCCGACGGAAAGCCGACAAGGCGCGGTGATTTGCCAAGTCACCTACTCCTTGCCCCAGTGTGGCCGGCGCATCGAAAAGACTTCGTCGACGCTGGCATAGTCCATATAGCCAAGACGGGCCACATTGCCGGCCTTGGTGATGTCGAACAGGCCGTCCTTCAGGAAGGCGTCGTCAATGTGCACGCCGACCACCTCACCGGCGACAATGACGGCGCTCGTCAAGGTTCCGTCCAGCGCCTTCGGGCGAAACACCTCCGTCACCCGGCATTCCAGCGCGGCAGGCGCGGCCGCCACGCGCGGCGGCTTCACGAGACGCGAAGGCGCCATGGCGAGATCGGCATAGACGAACTCGTTGACACCGCGCGGCGCGTTGACGGACGTATAATTCATCTTCTCCGCAAGATCGCGGCTGACCAGATTGGCAACGAACTCGCCGGTCTCCTGGGCAAAGGAGGCGCTGTCCTTCTCGCCCTCCGAGGAGAACCAGACGATGAAGGGCCGCGTCGAAACGGCGTTGAAGAAGGAGTATGGCGCCAGGTTGATCTCGCCTGCCCCATTCAGCGTCGATATCCAGCCGATCGGCCGCGGCGCCACGATCGCCTTCGACGGATCATGCGGCAGCCCGTGCCCCTTGGACGGTTCGTAGAACATTCAGTCCGCCCAAGAGCCTGAGTAGTCGGCATAGAGCTTTGCCGGATCGGGCCGTGGCCGCTCCGGCGCCGGCCCGGCATAAGAGCCGATATGGATGAAACCGACGACGCGCTCCTGCGGCGCCAGTCCGAGGATCGCCCTGCCCTCCGGCACGTCGGAATACCAGTTGCTGATCATGTTGGTGCCATAGCCCAGCGCATTGGCTGATATTATCAGGTTCATCGCCGCCATGCCGCCGGACAGGAACATCTCCCATTGCGGGATCTTGGGGTTCTCCTTCGGCACCGACACCACGCCGATCACCAGCGGCGCGCGCGAAAAGCGCGCCAGTTCCTGGTTGCGGCGGCCCTCG comes from Mesorhizobium japonicum MAFF 303099 and encodes:
- a CDS encoding DUF2336 domain-containing protein, which gives rise to MVVVSHFLKWIYTARVSERAAAANALARAYVNSELPFEDRCAAEAALTLLLDDASSKVRLAMAEALSMSHHAPLQIISALASDQPEVAGVVLARSPLLTDADLINRVAASQKATQKLIADRPVVSMALSAAIAEIGEAEACAVLLANSGADIASLSFRRMAERHGHLPQVREALILDIRLPADCRHMLLIKLGETLKTSPLVMALMGAARADRVLRDACVKASVTLIEGTRQEEHAALIEHLRLRGDLTASFLIRTIAHGKVDFFGSTLVALAQQSEPRVRALLAGGHDVALQALFRSAGLAAATHAIILRALKIWREVANGKRIAGVQEVSWLMLKELGGQSAEGDLAALVKSIHLDALRENARGHALAIAAA
- the parE gene encoding DNA topoisomerase IV subunit B, which gives rise to MDDNNDLFGNMDKQPQPVRTPARPADPLVQAAAKRPAATKDGSEGYSAADIEVLEGLEPVRRRPGMYIGGTDDKAMHHLFAEVIDNSMDEAVAGHATFIDVELSADGFLTVTDNGRGIPVDPHPKFKKPALEVIMTTLHSGGKFDSKVYETSGGLHGVGVSVVNALSDHLEVEVARGRQLYRQRFSRGIPVSGLEQLGEVHNRRGTKIRFHPDEQIFGKGAAFEPARLYRMTRSKAYLFGGVEIRWTCDPSLIKEKDQTPAKAEFHFPGGLKDYLKASLGDDFQVTREIFAGKSEKQGGHGSLEWAVTWFGGDGFINSYCNTIPTGEGGTHEAGFRNVLTRGLRAYADLVGNKRASIVTSEDVMISAAGMLSVFIREPEFVGQTKDRLATIEAIRIVETAIRDPFDHWLADNPQEASKLLEWVIARADERVRRRQEKEVSRKSAVRKLRLPGKLADCTQNAAAGAELFIVEGDSAGGSAKQARDRASQAVLPLRGKILNVASAGNDKLAANQQISDLIQALGCGTRSKYRDEDLRYDRVIIMTDADVDGAHIASLLITFFYQEMPALVRGGHLYLAVPPLYSIRQGGKVAYARDDAHKDELLRTEFTGRGKVELGRFKGLGEMMASQLKETTMDPRKRTLLRVDVNEIDSATKDRVDELMGTKPEARFRFIQERAEFAETEVLDI
- a CDS encoding flavin reductase family protein — encoded protein: MFYEPSKGHGLPHDPSKAIVAPRPIGWISTLNGAGEINLAPYSFFNAVSTRPFIVWFSSEGEKDSASFAQETGEFVANLVSRDLAEKMNYTSVNAPRGVNEFVYADLAMAPSRLVKPPRVAAAPAALECRVTEVFRPKALDGTLTSAVIVAGEVVGVHIDDAFLKDGLFDITKAGNVARLGYMDYASVDEVFSMRRPHWGKE
- a CDS encoding MaoC family dehydratase; protein product: MAGLYLEEFVVGHVFQHTLRKTVTESDNMLFSVMTLNPQPLHIDFDFAARSEWGKPLVNSLFTLGLMIGISVNDITVGTTVANLGMKETTFPHPVFHGDTIRVETTVISVRESKSKPDRGIVEFEHRAYNQQGDLVAKCTRQAMMLKKAA
- a CDS encoding FUSC family protein; this encodes MTWARLKAYFETSLAGLTQPTRSDWIFALRTVSAGLIALLAAYALKLDHPQWAMMTVFIVAQPVAGMVLAKGFYRLLGTLAGGLAAIGITTVFGTNPWVLVTVLAVWIGICTFVSSLLRNPEAYGAALAGYTAMIIGLPAFGQPHLVVDLAVARCAEIVLGIVCAGVTSRLILPKLASDAIISRLKRCILDLATYAAGAFSGGDTATLSALHRKLVADTQTLGEMRAYARLEAPSFAPRAHPVRRTIGQLLSALSAARALHSHAAPKNAALIPVRSQLQALVGDLATKPGALDDTAPWVEQLDAISARARQLPDASIDQGDDRVGTITRLTIAADFAEALKQVLRGLDALRAPVTGTGRAGRQPALVVHRDYPGASRNAVRAALATLLVAAFWLTTKWSEAAGTVILVAVVSSLFAARPDPVQVSWGFFKGTLLALPFAFLIGQIALPALPGFGWFVLFVVPILVPTALGMANPRYVGIATAFAINFLAFLSPHQAMTYDPGPFFAGSASVLVGILLAIGVFIVVLPADPWLAANRIVRAMREDLARLCLHERVPRRSAFESLAYDRINQLMPLVQNSGRKGDAVLGGGVAAVTVGLEILRLRGASQNHAIPSETALSIANFLRGLARELLFRAPGDPQTATIAVARQYAASIAQRNAPGDMLQIAASLRIIAAAMEDFPDFFARDKA
- a CDS encoding HpcH/HpaI aldolase/citrate lyase family protein; amino-acid sequence: MRSLLFVPGDSERKLEKGFGAGADVLIVDLEDSVALQNKAAARDIAARFIGERRGQTSSAIYIRVNDLSTGLTDDDLGALVPVKPDGIMLPKSNSGQDVQQLSAKLRVGEAENGLPDGSIKILPIITETPAGVLAAATYAGASARLAGLTWGAEDLSAAIGARAARDEHGRYTDVFRHARLTTILAAGAAEVAAIDTVFPNFRDMAAFAIECAEAERDGFTGKMAIHPDQVPVINAAFTPSAEAVQQSAAIVAAFEAAGNPGVVGIDGKMFDRPHLRLAERLLARAKAAGISA
- a CDS encoding CASTOR/POLLUX-related putative ion channel produces the protein MKKRDSLGTRLRYGFDKSMAAGPIALIGWLAVVSLLIIIAAAAFLAVTRIAPEGGEPLNFFEAFWESLMRTLDSGTMGGDTGWAFRLVMLVVTLAGIFVVSALIGVLSAGVDGKLDELRKGRSRVLESDHTIILNWSPSIFDVISELVIANASRRRPRIVVMANMDKVAMEDEIAAKVGKLGNTRIICRSGDPTDLYDLAIVNPQTSRSVIVLSPDGDDPDSQVIKTVLALVNDPSRRTDPYNIAAEIRDGKNAEVARVVGGAEVQLVLADQLISRIVVHSSRQSGLSGVYSELLDFDGCEIYTTTQPELAGKTFGEAVMAYEHCALIGLCDQGGRVNLNPPSELVIGKDMRAIIIAEDDAAIRPGSAGIKIDTAAIRDPRPVEAKPERTLILGWNRRGPIITYELSRYVAPGSILTIAADTPGLEQEVAGLPVAGDNLSVSCRITDTSSSTALSSLDVPSYDHVLVLGYSETMAAQPADTRTLVTLLHLRKIADDAGLHISIVSEMIDVRNRELAAVTKADDFVVSNRLVSLMLAQASENQYLAAIFDDLLDEQGSEIYMRPVADYVAIDQPLTFWTIAESARLRGEIAIGYRRIRAGDADQRALGGVTVNPLKSEALTYLPEDRIIVLARD
- a CDS encoding TetR/AcrR family transcriptional regulator gives rise to the protein MPRVIKHPEIRREDILDHAQALFLTQGYDRASLNDVIASAGISKGAFYHYFASKEALLEALADRFARQALAGVQGVVDDPGLDPLGRLNGLLSQSRQAKIETAAEAWALFETMFRPENLVLFHRINLAANASFSPLLVKIIRQGVEDGTFRTFDPEGVADIVMQFGLATHDVVAKAIAGGSDADMEVAIEVLEKRVRLYEIALDRILGLPDGSIRIGEPGYIRAVMTARRKADKAR
- a CDS encoding methyltransferase family protein, with translation MIAKLLLQTFIWFGVMGALLFLSAGTFAWPAAWVYLVVMVGLSLTMGVALARRDPGLMNERLSAPIQKNQAAADKVLLSILLIGIFGWLSFMGFDFRFGWSAVPFWAQAVGALVLLVGIWICYLTMLENSFAAPVVKIQDERGQRVITTGPYSYVRHPMYAGAILFFAGTALLLGSWWGLVSVLVFIVLLAIRTFIEEKTLRTGLRGYDDYATRVRYRLIPMVW